The stretch of DNA AATTCAATTAAACCATCCTTTCGATAACGGGCTAAATCGCCAGTCCGATAGAGTTTCGATGTAACATCCGGGCTAAAAGGATTGGGTATAAAGTGTTGGGCGGAAAGTTCCGGTCTGTTTAAATATCCTTGGGTGACCCCAGCCCCACCCACATAAAGCTCACCTGCCACCCCGATGGGCACAGCTTGCCGGTATTTATCTAACAAGTAAATTTCAGCATTGGCAATGGGTCGGCCAATGGGGATAATCGTTTGCACATCTTGAGCTTCTACACGGTGGACAGTGCACCAGACACTGGCTTCTGTTGGGCCATATTCATTGTAAAGCCCCACCCCTGGCAGCAGGTCAAAATGCTGGCGGCATAGACTAGCCGAACAGGCCTCCCCTGCTACCACTACGGTATTTAAAGAAGCGAATTTTTCAACCTGAATATGTTGTAACAAAACGCTATAAAGCGAGGGCAGTAACAAGGTATGGGTGACCTGATGGGTAGCGATGAGCTGGGCCAACTGGTTCAAATCTTGTTCAATCCTGCGTTCTGGCAAGACGAGCGTCCCACCACTGCATAGTGTCCAGAAAATACCTACCACCGAACTATCAAAGGCAAAAGAAGACAACAAGAGGAAACAATCGGGTTGATCCGGATAATAATCAAATCGGGCGGTCGTCGAGTGTAAAAGATTTTGATGGCTGACGGGCACGCCTTTGGGGCGGCCGGTACTACCTGAGGTGTAAATAATATAGGCCAGCGCATCCGCCGTCAGATCAGGGGATCGAAAGGCAGTGCTAGCCGCAGCGGAAAGCGCCGGATCATCAAAGGATAAAACCGTAGCCTGGCATCCTGCTAACTGACTTAGCAGTTGTTCCTGACTTAATATATATTGAACGGCGGCATCTTCCAGCATAAACTGGATTCGCTCTGTTGGGTATTCCGGATCAAGGGGTAAATAAGCTGCGCCGGCCTTGAGTATCCCCCAGATGCCAATGACCATCTCCAGAGATCGCTCCGCGTAAAGTCCTACGACGGCGTGTTGACCTATTCCCCTGGCCTGCAAGTAGCCTGCTACCTGATTAGATCGCTCATTCAGGGTTTGATAGCTTAATTGTTGGCCTTGGTAAACAGCAGCGAGGGCTTCGGGGTGCTGCGCGGCTTGTGCCTCTAGCAAATGGTGAATACCCTTAATGGAAGGTAGTTCTTTATAAGTATTATTCCAGTCTCTCAACAGCTTTTGCTCCTCAGGGTCGCTGAGGATGGGCAAGGCCGAAATGGGCTTCTCAGGATGTTTTACGATGGCCTCTAACAAAACCTGCAGATGCCCTTGCATCCGCTGAATGGTATCTGCCTCAAATAAATCCGTTGTATATTCAAAAATAGCAGCAAGGTGATCTGCTTCTTCTGAAATATAAAGGGTAAGGTCAAATTTTGCGACTCCTAGGTCAAAAGGTTCGTGGGTTAAACTTAAATCAGGTCCTAAAGATGGCCTTTCAGGTACTTTATGGTAAAGAAACATTACCTGAAATAGTGGATTAGCACTCATTTGCCGGTCGGGGCTGAGGGTTCGGACCAAGGTTTCAAAAGGGGTGTTTTTGTGCAAAAAAGCATCCATTACGGTTTGCCTCATCTGCTGAACCAATTCCAGGAAAGAAAGGTCGCCCGCTACCTCAGATCGCAAGACCAAGGTGTCATTAAAAAAACCAATTAAGGGCTCCAATGCTACTTGGTCTCTATTGGTAAATGGTGTTCCAACCAGGATATCCTCCTGTCCGCTATAGCGATGCAACAAGACTTTATAAGCGGTCAATAACAAGACAAATAAAGTCGTATTATTTTGTTTACTAAGTTCTTTCAACTGGCTGGAAAGACTGGGGGAATAGATCTGTTTCGAAAAAGCACCCCGAAAGGAAGCCTGCGAGGGGCGGGGGCGATCCGTAGGCAACTTCAACCCGGGCAATTCACCAGCCAATTTTTGTTCCCAATAGGCCAGGTGATTTTTATCTAGAGGCTGTTTTCTCTGCCAATAGGCGTAGTCGCCATATTGGATGGGCAGAGGGTCCAAGCTTACCGACTTTCCTGCAATGAGTCCTGAATATACTTGGGCCAGGTCATTTCGCAGTAACTCCATCGACCATTTATCCGTAATGATATGGTGCATGCATAGCACCAACCAGTGGTCGTCCTCGGCCAACTGAATAAGGGCTATTCGGGTAAGTGGCCCCTCAGCCAGATTGAAAGCCTGACTAGCGCACTTGATCGCCAGCTTTTCTGCCTCTTTTGTTTGCTGATCTGTCGCTATGGATCGGAGATCGTACCTTAAAAATTCAATTTGCGCTTTTTCTCCAATTCGTTGGGTAGGTTCTCCATTCTCTGCCGGAAAGGAAGTGCGTAAAATGGCGTGTCGTTGGGCCAATTGCTGAAAACTTGCCTCCAGGTGATCTGCATGCAATACGCCTTTTAAGCGCAAGACATCTGCATAATGGTAAAAAGGGTTATCAGGGTACAACTGCTGCAAAAACCAAAGCCTTTGCTGGCCCAATGACAAGGGAATGGGAAGCCCTTCTGGCATTTTTGGTATAGTGGTTGAAGCCTCCTTGTGCTTATTTTGGCTTCTCCACCGGTCTAAAAGCCCTTTCTTATTGGAAGGTATTTCATGATTTGACTTCACGTTGTTCTTAACTTTTTGGGTTTATACAGCTACGGCTTACAATAATCCAACGATACGTAACACTTTCCTAAAGGCTCTTCCGGCAAAATCATCCAGCAGGAAATTGACATCGAAACTACGTTCTACAAACCAATATAAAGAAACGACAATCAGGAAGACAGATCCATAAATCAGCACTTTAGGATAATTTTTGGATAATCGATA from Saprospiraceae bacterium encodes:
- a CDS encoding amino acid adenylation domain-containing protein, with the translated sequence MPEGLPIPLSLGQQRLWFLQQLYPDNPFYHYADVLRLKGVLHADHLEASFQQLAQRHAILRTSFPAENGEPTQRIGEKAQIEFLRYDLRSIATDQQTKEAEKLAIKCASQAFNLAEGPLTRIALIQLAEDDHWLVLCMHHIITDKWSMELLRNDLAQVYSGLIAGKSVSLDPLPIQYGDYAYWQRKQPLDKNHLAYWEQKLAGELPGLKLPTDRPRPSQASFRGAFSKQIYSPSLSSQLKELSKQNNTTLFVLLLTAYKVLLHRYSGQEDILVGTPFTNRDQVALEPLIGFFNDTLVLRSEVAGDLSFLELVQQMRQTVMDAFLHKNTPFETLVRTLSPDRQMSANPLFQVMFLYHKVPERPSLGPDLSLTHEPFDLGVAKFDLTLYISEEADHLAAIFEYTTDLFEADTIQRMQGHLQVLLEAIVKHPEKPISALPILSDPEEQKLLRDWNNTYKELPSIKGIHHLLEAQAAQHPEALAAVYQGQQLSYQTLNERSNQVAGYLQARGIGQHAVVGLYAERSLEMVIGIWGILKAGAAYLPLDPEYPTERIQFMLEDAAVQYILSQEQLLSQLAGCQATVLSFDDPALSAAASTAFRSPDLTADALAYIIYTSGSTGRPKGVPVSHQNLLHSTTARFDYYPDQPDCFLLLSSFAFDSSVVGIFWTLCSGGTLVLPERRIEQDLNQLAQLIATHQVTHTLLLPSLYSVLLQHIQVEKFASLNTVVVAGEACSASLCRQHFDLLPGVGLYNEYGPTEASVWCTVHRVEAQDVQTIIPIGRPIANAEIYLLDKYRQAVPIGVAGELYVGGAGVTQGYLNRPELSAQHFIPNPFSPDVTSKLYRTGDLARYRKDGLIEFLGRADQQVKIRGYRIELDEIRENILQCHGVKDALVLLHQEAEARPRLLAYVIGLADLTAETLLQELRGKLPAYMVPASLVFLTEWPRLPNGKINQRALPAPGETSVANASNYRPASTAIEQQLIAIWEGVLHLHPIGIHDNFFEIGGDSILSIQIIAKARKAGLSMAPNQIFEHQTIAELALFIQASEKNTTQANQFIIGPTPLLPIQTWFFEEHRVAPHHWNQGFVFEVEALFSAELCRQAIAHIVSHHDALRLHFEKEGEKWRAAFLAPEKIKAFQSFSYKTLDTEAQNAAIEAQSATIQASFNLAQGSLFQAVYFECEPVQANRLLLVAHHLLVDAVSWQIIAEDLQTLGQQLLHGQSLALSPKTTSYRDWGNYLVEGASTQEWLKEYDFWLAQVQNATSLPVDFASSLPVSEASLETLHLKLDKATTQSLLKDVPLLYNTKTDEVLVTALLQAIEDWTGFSTLSIGLERHGREAIQEAIDLSATVGWFTAFYPARLQRDASADTGTNLKAIKEQLRKIPNGGIGYGVLRYLSEDRQIRENLQCNPSLLFNFLGQQDMLSSEILGKGQMLFSAARDPQSEMAYMLEINAFILDGQLEMRWRYSRDLHKAQTIIDLMGAFESALKGIIAYCLSTDNGSYTPSDFPEADLSQDDLDALLGQINF